From a single Anomaloglossus baeobatrachus isolate aAnoBae1 chromosome 4, aAnoBae1.hap1, whole genome shotgun sequence genomic region:
- the LOC142302682 gene encoding aldo-keto reductase family 1 member C1-like: MALKPDSYVVLNDGYKMPVIGFGTYAPDTYTKEQAGESTKVAIEAGYRHIDGAFLYRNEVQVGQAIRSKIADGTVKREEIFYTGKLWGNNQAPERVRIGLEKSLKDLQLDYLDLFLIHTPMEFKPGDDLFPRDENGKFIFHNTDIRETWKAMEACRDAGLTRSIGVSNFNRRQLELILNMPGLKYKPVCNQVECHIFLNQSKLLEFCKSQDIVLVGYSVLGSSRVEFWVDQDSPKVLEDPILNTIAKKLSRSPAQVAMRYLLQRGIVVLAKSFIPERIKQNFQVFDFELSDEDIKSLDGVNKNMRYLIVDAWKESPKFPYNDEY; this comes from the exons ATGGCTCTGAAGCCGGACTCCTACGTGGTCCTGAATGATGGGTATAAAATGCCAGTGATCGGATTTGGCACCTACGCCCCGGACACG TACACCAAAGAACAGGCAGGTGAGAGCACCAAGGTGGCCATTGAGGCCGGATATCGCCACATCGACGGCGCCTTTTTATACAGGAATGAAGTCCAGGTCGGCCAAGCCATTCGATCAAAGATTGCCGATGGGACGGTGAAGAGGGAAGAGATATTTTACACTGGGAAG CTTTGGGGCAATAACCAAGCTCCCGAAAGGGTCCGAATTGGGCTGGAGAAATCTCTGAAGGATCTTCAGCTGGATTACTTGGATCTCTTCTTGATCCACACACCCATGGAGTTTAAG CCCGGAGATGATCTCTTCCCCAGGGATGAAAATGGGAAATTCATTTTTCATAACACAGATATCCGGGAAACATGGAAG GCTATGGAGGCGTGCAGAGATGCCGGGCTCACCAGATCCATCGGCGTCTCCAATTTCAACCGAAGGCAACTGGAGCTGATTCTCAACATGCCCGGACTCAAGTACAAACCAGTGTGCAACCAG GTGGAATGTCACATATTCCTCAACCAGAGCAAATTACTGGAGTTCTGCAAATCCCAGGACATCGTGCTGGTGGGATACAGCGTGCTGGGGTCCAGCAGAGTAGAGTTCTG GGTTGATCAGGATTCCCCCAAAGTACTTGAAGACCCCATCTTAAATACAATCGCTAAAAAGCTGAGCCGCTCTCCAGCGCAAGTGGCCATGAGATATTTGCTACAGAGGGGAATTGTCGTCTTGGCAAAAAGTTTCATCCCCGAGAGGATCAAGCAGAACTTCCAG GTTTTTGACTTTGAATTAAGCGATGAAGACATCAAATCTCTAGATGGAGTCAATAAAAACATGCGTTACCTTATTGTCGATGC